The Maridesulfovibrio hydrothermalis AM13 = DSM 14728 DNA window GCTGTCTTTGAACGGGGTGAACATTGCACTGTAGCGGTCGCCATCATGCATAAAAGTTGTAAATACAGGCTCCTCAGGAAGTTTGTCGGGAGGCAGGTTCAATGATTCAAAGGCTAGGCGGCTGATTGAATCCTTAAGTTCGCTTATTTTACTTAGTCTTATTTTTTTTCTGTCCTGTGAGGCTTGTTTAAGTTCATCAAGGTCCGGAAAAGCAACAACATCCCCGCTGCTGTTTACAATGAACGCTTTACCATTTTCTCCAATGGTTAATTTTCTGAGGAAATTCGAAAGACCTTCTATGCTGATATCTACTCCCACAACTCCCTGTAAAACTCCTTTGTGGTCATATACCGGGCTTGCGGTAGTTATGCCCGGTTTCTTCTCGGTAAAAAAAAGGTAGGGAGCGGTCCAGACAACATCATTATTCATGACTGCATCAATAAACCACGGACGCTGTCTGGGATCGTACTTGTCTTCTAAATCCATTTTACCGGCCAGCTTTTTATGCTGAGCTGTGTCCCAGCTGAGACTTACTGTTCTGTTTCCGCCATTGATTTGGATTATTTTGGTGTAGAAACCATTTTGAACTTTTGAATCGGAACGGGAAGCCATAAAAAATTCACCCTTTATATTTCCGTAATACACACTGGTGAATTGCTGGTAGAGTGATAACTGCTGGTAAAAATAGCCGATCATTGATTTAGGGTTCTCGCTACTGACAATGTTGCTGTCAGCTAGAAAACGGGTAAGTTCAGCTGCTTTTTCTGCTGGGCGCAGATAGTTTTCAGATTTATCAAGAGTATATGAAGATATATTGACCATGATATCGCGGGCAAGGCCAGTGAGCGCATCGCGGGAGGTCAGGGATGGTGGAATGATGATAACAGCTGCAAAAATAATAGTCAGCGAAATAAAGCATACGGCGAGCCACCATTTTTTAAGAAAGTTCATATCTTTATTTGGTCTCCTGTATTTTCGATATTGAAATAAGATTTCACTATCGGAAAACGGCTCGCTGTGATTTTTATATATGTGTATTATAACAATAATACTAAGTGTCTCTATACATATTTGATACTGTAGCTGTAAAGGGGCAGTTCAACAAGCCAATATATGAAATGCGATGCTTTAAAGAAAGGGCTTGTTTCAATTTTGTGGAAATCGAAACAAGCCCTAAATGAATGGATGTACTCGTCGGAATTAGAAACCAGCTTTGCTTTCAACTCTTGATTCGCGGTAACCGAGGTGATCGCATCTTTTTTTCATGGCGTATGTTGCTGCCAGTGCTGCATTAACCAGCAGAATAATGCCGATAACCGGTGAGAACCAGTTCACGTCCAGCCACCAGTCACCGGCATGATCATATATTGTCCGGATGAAAACTCCGGGCCAGCTGCGGGACATGCCCATGTACTGGTAAAATAAAATAGGTGTTGCGCCAAGATAGGTTATTGCAACAAAGCTTACGAAAAAATGTTTGAACATGTTCTTAAGCATATTTATTAGCCTCCGTAAAAGTGCCAGCCGATAATAAGGGCGGTAACGAAAAGTATTTCCAGCATAGTCAGTTTGAACATAAAACTGCAAATTCTGCGCTGGGTCGGGTTCATTGTAAGCATTATTTTGTCCATGAAAAAACGCCAGAATCTGTGTTTGACTGAGTTTGACTGATGCAGCCGATAGTATTCCCGCAGGCTGGGCAGCCAGTATTGGACAGTTTTCTGCGCATCCTCGGTGGTGAATTTAGAATCAGCCACAGGTGTAAAGTCGTAACGTAGAGAAGTGCTGCCGCCGTTGTCATCCATGCGTGCTGAAATGGATAAGCCTGTTTCAGGAAAGTCTGCTTTAAATATATTCTGCTCAAAGCTGAGTATCGGTTCAGATAGAAATTTTTTATCTACCAGCATGTCTTCTACCGGAGTGCCGGCTTCTGTTTTTTTATCAAGATGCCAGTGTGGATTAAGACGCATCAAAGTTTTAGCCTTGAGCGATTTCCAGAACTTTGGATTCCACTGTAGGTTTGTATCCATCCAGACCGGGGTTTGAATATTATCGGCAATTATTGTCATGGAGCCACCACTACCGGACATTGGATTTTAGTATGAAGTTTTTTATTTTCAAAGCGGTCCCGAAAGCCGGGAGCTTGTTCTTTCTGCCATGCACCCATGATTATAAGGTCAGCTTCCAGTTCCTCTGCGGTTCTGGCGAGCACTTCATCGAGTTTACCGCCTCTGCTGATGAAGTTTACTTCTTTTCCGGAAAGCTCGATTTTAAGCCTGTCCCAGACTGCTCCTATTTCCTTGGCGATTTCTTCTGCCACGTAGGAGCCGAATTTATTACGGGTGGTTGAAGTATTCAGCCAGTCATCGCAGGTCATATCACCCCAGGCATCGTTAATGATTGAAAGAACTGTGATTTTAGCACTGTATTCTTCTGCCCATTGAGCGGCAAGTTTTTCGGCTCTTTGAGCACCGGGTGTTCCGTGAGTGGCAAGTAATATATGTTTCATGGCGATTGTTCTCGAAAAATGTTTTCCGCTTGACGGAAGGCTGTCCCGCAGACAGCCTTCCGCCGAGCGAAAGGGGGGTGTGGTTATGCTAAGCCAGCCATTTAGTGAATAGCAGGACAAAGAATGTCACTACTACAACCAGAACCAGGGCTGTGAGGTCTTCATTTTTTTCAGATGCGAATACCGACAGGGCGCGCTCCTCGTTTTCGGACTTTTCGTCTTCGAGATGCATATCGCATTCAACTTTTGTGGGATTTTCTATCATTTTAATTCTCCTTACTTAAGAACAACGTCTTTGACGAAGTACATGACCACGATGAAGGACAGTGTTGCTTTGGTCACACCGGATATGCCGCCCATGACGAGTGGCCATCCGCCGGCCTGCTTAAGCGACTTACCGGTAATCTGCATACCCAGACCGATCAGCCCGTAAGCAAAGAACCAGATCATGGCATCGGTCAGAGCAACGATTGTTTTGGATTTTTTATGAACCTGCTTTACCGCATGCTCAAGGGCAGATTTCACATCGGTGGACATGATGATCTCTCCGCCTTTATGTCTGGCGAGGATTGATTCAAGGCCGGACATACGTTCGCGGGCAACTGAGTCGAAGAGTTCTTTGTTTTCACGGGTTTCAAAATCACCTGCGATCTGATGCTGTTTAACCAGATCTTCAAAAGCAGCGGATTCTTCCTGAGTCAGACCTTTAATTCCTGTTTTCCAGGCATCTGCGATAACGGTCTGCTCTTCGGGAGCAATTTCAGTACGCTGGCTGTAGCTGAAGTCGAGATATTTGCCTTTGTAGTGTCCTGCGGGGGAGAACAGGCCCATAGATGAGCAGAAGAACAGGAGCAGAAAACCAAGGATGAAGATGGGGAATTTGTCGATAACAACTTCTTTGAAGGTCAGCTTCTGTCCGGAAGCCTTACCGAACCATGTCGCCAGGACCAGCACGATAACAGGCAGGAACAGAACGCGGGTGATGTTGAAAATTTCACCCACTTTGAGTGTTTTGATATCAACTGCGTTAAAAGCAAGACAGGCTGCCGCAACCTGTGCGGAGTTAAGGATACCTGTTCCAGCCCATGCTCCGAATTGAGTTGCGTTCATTCCGGCCAGTTTACCAATAGTTGGGAAGGCAAACATACACAGAATACCGAAGCCCAGAATGGTTCCGATGGTGTAAGCCATTTCAGAACATTTAGCTTTGACAACCGGGGCGCAGGCAACTGTTGCAGATACGCCGCAAACTCCCATACCGGCAGAGAGAACGCCAGTCATGGTTTTTGGCTGGTTAAATAATTTGCCGAGGAACAGAACGAAAAAGACTGTTCCCAGAACGAAGAAACCGATGAGCCAGACTGAAACCATGCCCAGCTTGGCCAGTTCAGCAAAAGAGTAACGTGCGCCAAGCAGGATAACACCCATTTTCAAAACGAAACGGGCGGTTTTTACGCCTGAAGCAGCAAACTTAGGTATACCTGAGCTGTTGGTGATCACGATACCGACAAGAATTCCCAGAACAACATAGTTCAGGTTGAGAACCTTATGAATCTTAAAACCCAGTACGGGGACAAGAGACGAACTCATAATCTTGACCATAGGCTCAGCGAACCAGCGGATGCCCATTGCCAAGGCAATGATGAACAGAATTCCGGGAATGGTTTCCAGAACAAAGGTGTCAAAGTTTGTGGGTTTGTTGTTCCAGCGTACTTTACGCAGAACTGCTGTGGCTAGACCCAGTCCGCCGCCGATAAAGCTTAAGGTCTCCATAAGGTCCATAGCCTTATGAACCTTGAGTGTAGACAGTAAATCTGTAAGTGCCCCTGATGCTACCAGTACTCCATACATCAGCAGCATTGCGCTGATGATCCATACCGGGGTGTTATTGGGACGTCCGTATCCGGCTTGTGCCATTTGAATCCTCCTTTCATTGTTTTGCAAAATGACTAAGTTCTATAAGGCAATGTGTGTGCCAAGTTGTTTGCTGGTAACCATCAGTAATTACACATGTTTTTAGGGGGTGCTTTTTGGAGGGTGTAAACTCCGGTTTACAGCTGGTAAATCCGGGTATACATTTGTGTGAAAATAAGTCTCTGATTTGTCATGATCTGATGGAATGATGTAAGTTCCAGTTTACGCCTTCATTAACTAATAGCTTGTGAAGAGTTCATTTCGCCGGAGATTACATGACTAGCTTCAAACCTAAAAATATACAGGCCAAGTTCCTGATCGGTATCGGGGCTATTGTCTTGACTATCGGAATCTTTTTTGCGTCAGGGATGTATTTTCATCTTAGTTCACTGCTGGATTCGCAGGTTAAAGGTAAGGCTGATCTTATATTTAATCAGGTTGGGGCGGTGCAGTCTTATGTGCGTGAAGTTTTGCGCCCCGAGGTTCGCGCGGTCATTGCTGAAGATGAATTTATTATTGAGGCTATGTCTTCCTCCTATATTTCACGGGCAATTATGCAGCGTGTTGCTTCGGATGATAAAGAGTATCACTATCGTCGTGTTGCCGAGAATGCACGTAATCCCCTTTTTGAAATGAATGCTGAAGAGAGCAGGCTGCTGGGTTATTTCCGGAAACATCCTGATGAAAAATACTGGGAAGGGTATAGAAAGCTTGGCGGGGTAGAATATTTCGTGAAAGCCCGTCCAGTTGTTTTTAAAAAATCCTGCCTGACATGTCACGGCGTAAGTAAAGATGCCCCTGCCGTTCTGCTGAGTCGTTACGGAGATAAGCGGGGCTTCGGGCATAAAGAGAATTCTGTCGGCGGTTTGGTAATTGTCGGTGTGCCGGTGGAAAAGGCTGTGGCCGGCATTAACAAAACTACTGCAAGGTATGCCATTTTATATGGCTGCGTTATGATCTTTTTGTTTGTCCTGATTCAGTTCTTTTTCAATAGACTGGTCATGGGAAATATTCGAAACCTGAGTAGGAAATTTCACACTCTGCTTAAGGATGAAGATAAATCCGAAGTGCTCGATAAAATCGTGCATGGCGATGAAATTGAAGAGGTTGCGCAAGGCATTGAGGAGCTTGGAGAACACTTGCATCAGGCGCAGGAACAGCTCCGCGAGCACTCTGAAAATATGGAGCAGATGGTCGAGGTCCGAACAGATGAACTCAAAAAAGAAGTTCACGAAAGAAGGGCTGATGTCGATTTGTTTGTGCGTTTGCTGGACGGGTTCAATAAAAGTTTCACCCGTAGAGAAATGTGGCAGTTTGCACTGCCTTTGCTGGTGCAGAGATTTAATGCTGAAAGCGCAACCTTTATATGTATGGTTGCTTCGCATAATCATTTTTCATGGCCTGAGTCTACGCCTAAACCGGCGTTACCTGAAAACTGGCGGGAAATTCTAACAGAGGTGAAACCTGTTTTTGAAAAAAACAGAGGCTTTATACCCGTGGCTGCCTCGGAGAATTTAACCGAAGGGATTTTCTGTCTGGTCTGGGATGAAAGTGTGGAAATCAGCAGGCAGGATCAGGATGTTTTGCGGGCAATCGGGCAGCAGATGGGAATCGCTATGGAGAATATAAATGCTCTTAACAATCTGCTGCATCAAAAAGATGTATTGCAGGCTATTGTTGAAGGCATGGGTGATCCGGTTCTTTTTGTGGACGGTAATTGTAATATCATCCTCGCAAATGAAGCTGCCAGAATTTTGGCCGGATCATTTTCCGGCGTTCCATCCGATGTAGAATGCGCAGGTCTTTTTCTTGAAGGTGCGGTACTTGAAAGGTGTTCCTCTGAATCGGGTCTTAAGTGCCATGACAATTTGCCTTGCAAAATTGCTTTGGATGACGGACGCTCCTTTTCAGTCAGTGTTTTTCCTATTGAAGAATCCGGAGAAAAGCAGGGCCGCAGGGTTGTTTGTATCAGGGATATTACGCAGGAAAAGCAGATGCTGGTTAGAATGCAGCAGAGTGAAAAACTGGCGACTGTCGGTAAACTTGCCGCCGGCCTTGCTCATGAAATAAATAATCCTCTCGGTGTTATTAAATGTTACGGTGAACTCCTTAAGGACGGACTGGCCAACCCGGATGTTCTGGCGGATTTAGATATTATTCTTAAACATGCGTCGCAGGCTCAGAATGTTTTGCAGGATTTGCTTAATTTTGCCCGTCCAAGGCCCATTGAATTGGCGGAGCTTGATCTGGCCGGAGCCGTTGCCAACGCTGTTGGAGTTTTCAGGGTTCAGGCAGAAAAGAATGGAGTGCAGGTGTTGTATTTTGTCGATGAGAATCTTCCTTCCATCACAACTAATGCGCAGGCCATCGAACAGATACTTGCCAACCTGCTTAATAACGGCCTTGATGCAGTAAAGCCCGGAAGCGGGGTGATCGATATCAGTTTGTACAGTTCAGGAGAAGAGGAAGTTTTGCTTAGAGTTGCAGATAATGGCTCGGGGCTTGACCGTGAGAGTATCGGCAATATTTTTGATCCTTTCTTTACTACTAAAGAAGTTGGTAAAGGGACCGGTCTGGGGCTTGCCGTTGTTTACGGTCTGGTAAAAGATTTAGGCGGCAGGATTGAGGTCGAGAATGATAACGGCGCAGTTTTTTCCGTTTACCTTCCGGCAGAGAAGGGAGGGCAGTAAATGAAAAATCCTGTAGGCATACTTATCGTAGATGACGAAATTGATTTTGCAACTGGAATTGCAAGGCTTATTCAGCGTTTTTTTCCTCATGAAGAAATAATGACTGTGAATTCCGGTATTGAAGCTCTGAACATTTTGGATAAAAAACCGTTTGGCCTGCTGCTTACTGATTTGAATATGCCGGGTATGGATGGTGCTGAGCTGCTTAAAAAAGCTATTGCCAATCGTCCTGATCTCGGTGTGGTTATTTTGACTGCTTTCGGTACAGTCTCCACTGCGGTAAAGGCCCTGAAACTTGGGGCTTACGATTTTATCACTAAACCTGTTGAACCTGAAGCACTGCGACTGGTGGTTGAGCGGGGCATTGAAAGGTGTAATTTACTCGGGGAAAACAGCAGGCTTAAAAAAGAGCTTTCCGAAAAGCGCGGGCGCGGTGAACTAATTGGTGACTGCCTTGCCATGCGCCGTTTGCAGGAACGCATTTCAGCGGTGGCGGAGTCGGATTATACAGTGCTTATCAGGGGAGAATCCGGAACCGGAAAGGAGCTTGTGGCCCGCACAATTCATCAACTCAGCAACCGTTCCAGCGGTCCGCTCATGACCGTCAATTGTCCGGCAATTTCAGATCAGTTACTTGAAAGTGAACTCTTCGGGCATGTGAAAGGGGCTTTTACCGGTGCAAACCGTACGCGCAAGGGTATTTTTGTTAACGCCAACAAAGGGACACTGCTGCTTGATGAAATCGGGGATATCACTTCGGGAATTCAGACCAAGCTGCTTAGAGTGTTGCAGGAAGGGGAAGTGCGTCCTGTCGGTTCAAGTAATAATGTAAAGGTTGATGTGCGTATAATAGCATCAACAAACAGGAATCTTGAAGCTAAGGTCGCGGACCGCAGTTTCAGAAGTGATCTGTATTATCGCTTGAACGTGCTGACTTTGCACGTGCCGACTCTTGGTGAGCGCAAGGAGGATATTCCTCTTTTGGCCCGTCATTTTTTGAAAGCAACCTGCAAGGAGACTGGAGTGCCTGCTAAAGAATTATCCACTGACGCAGTTGTTTACCTTTCCATGCGCAAATGGCCCGGCAATATCAGGGAGCTTCAGAATTTTATTCGCAGGTTGACTGTTTTTTCCCCCGCGGACGTAATTGAAATGGCGCAGATACGCATGGTTGAATCAATTGACGGTTCCCCGCAGGATATTGTCCGTTCAATTTCTCCATACAAGGAAGCTAAAGAGAAGCTGGTGGATGACTTTACGCGGACTTACACCACTGAGCTTCTTGGCAACTACAAAGGTAATGTCTCCGAGGCCGCAAGGCAGAGTGGACTTTCGCGTATGGCTTTGCTCAAGATACTTAAACGGCTTGATATTGATGCTGATGAATTCAGACATGGCGGCGCAGGTTAGCAGGATTCACATGAATTAATACCGGAGGGCATATGGATGTTGTGAAGGTCTTAAGGTACTGGGCTGAAAATATTTTCACCCCGCGCTCTATGCTGCAACGTAAGTATGAATCTTTTAAGGCTCTGCTGGAATACGATTCCAAAGCCCTTAACCTGATCGCTGATCTTGAAGAAATATTTTATGGTGAAAAGCTGGCTGACCGTCAACAGACCGTAGCTCTGCATGCGGAGCTTGCTGATGCCGTCGAAGGGATGATCCGGCAGCTTCTTGTTATGAACCCTTTGAATTATCATGACCTTCCGGATAATTTCCAGCGCATTAATACTGCCGCACGTACTTCCGTTATTCCGCAATTATCTGAATCAAAAGTTCCGTACATCATATCATTGGCAGAGGCCGGTGAACAGCCGCATTTAGCTGGAGGAAAAGGGGCTAATCTGGGTAAGGTTTTTAACCTTGACGGTATAAATGTGCCCACCGGTTTTGTCATTACTGCCAACGCTTTTCATTACTTTATAGAATATAACGGTCTTAGAGCTGAACTTGACAAAAGGCTTTGTAAGATGGAGGCGGGAAAGCGCGACCTGCTGGCTGTTCTGACCCTTGAGATTCAGGAGTTGATCCTTGCCGGTGAGCTGCCTCCTGATCTGGTTGATGAAATGGAGCAGGCCCGTTGTCAATATCTGGAGGATGAAACGATTCTGGCAGTACGTTCCAGTGCACTTGCTGAGGATAGTGAAATTTCATTTGCCGGACAGTATGCCAGTGAACTGAATATTGCAGTTGATGATGTAGTTGATGCATATAAGCGGGTTCTGGCTGGTAAATATTGCCCCCGCGCGGTTTCTTATCGAATTGTCAACGGGCTTACTGACAGTGATACTGCAATGGCTGTTCTGATCATTCCCATGATCGATGCCCGGAGTGCCGGAGTTATTTATTCCATTGATCCGGATTGCCTGAACCGCGATTCTATAGGAATTTACGGGGTCAGCGGGCTGGGAAATTCTTTGGTGGACGGCAGCGTTGTGCCTGCCAAAGCATCACTTCATCGGGAGCAGACCCCTCGTTTAGTAAGTGAATGCGCTTTTGATTCGGCGAGCTTGCCGGACGAAAAGATGCTGGTGGAACTTGCTCGCTGCGCTTTGCGGCTGGAGGAGTATTTCGGGTGTCCGCAGGATGTGGAGTGGGCTATCGATCAGGGCGGAGAATTTCATATTTTACAAACGCGTCCGTTGCAGCAGGAGCATGATGTTGCGACCGTAACACATGGTCCGATTCCTGCCGTACCTTATATTGATGGACTTGAACGGGCTTCTGCGGGGGCCGGATGCGGGGAGATTTATTTCGCGCGTACCGGAGAAGAGATTGCACGTATTCCAGAGGGATGCGTGATTATTACCCCGACCCTTAAACCTGCGCTGCTGACTTTTGCCGGAAATATCAACGCGGTTCTTTCGGCTACGGGAAGTCGGGCCAGTCATTTTGCCTCGGTTGCGCGTGAAATGGGTATACCTGTGCTTGTCGGTGATGTTATGGAGCGATTCAAGCAGGGGCAGCTTGTTACCGTTGACGGCATGGAAGGGGCTGTTTTTGAAGGATGTGTTGAGGATGTTTTGACCAGATCGTTCAGCACTGCTGAGGTTTCCTCGCGTGTGCTTGATCTGTACAAAGATATTATTCCTCATACGGTCAAGCTAACTTTGACTGACCCGCAGGGGGATAATTTTTCAGCACAAGGGTGTAGATCTTTACATGATCTCGTGCGGTTTTGTCATGAAAAATCAATAAATGAAATGTTCTCACTGGTTGATAAAAGAGGTCTCGGCATGGGGAGGGCAAAGCAGTTAGAAACCGGATTGCCGCTGGTCCTTTATGTAATCGATTTGGATCGTGGACTGTCTTCGGGAACAGAAAAGAAAAAAATAGTCAGGCCGGATGATATAAGTTCTACCCCCATGCAGGCATTATGGCTCGGTCTTGCTGATAAAAGGGTTCCGTGGTCCGAAGAGCTTACCCATGTGGACTGGGAGGAGTTTGATCGCATGTCTGCCGGAATTTTTAATAAAAATTCTAAAATCTTGGCAAGCTATGGAATTCTGGCAAAAGATTACCTGCATCTGCTGGTCCGCTTCGGATACCATCTTTCGGAAGTGGATTCCCTGTGCGGCGATGATGCGATGCAGAATTATATAAAATTTCGCTTTAAGGGCGGTGGTGCAGGTATTGATAATAGGCTGCTCCGGCTTCAGTTTATAAGTCAGGTTTTAAATCATTACGGTTTTGAAATTAAAATTCGCGGAGACATGCTTGATGCTGTCAGTGCCCGTCTTGACCGTTTTGAAACTGAAAGGCAGCTTTCTGTTCTCGGATATTTGATGGCTGTTACCCGTCTTATGGATATGCGCATGGTTGATAATGCTCAGGTTGATGATGAAGTAAGCTCTTTTATTAAAGATGCGGAGAATATTGATGGCTGAGCAAAGCGGCAATGTTGCATATATTCTTACATGGGTCACCGATCAGCTTGCAGTCGGCTGCGCCCCTATGAGCCATGTTCAGCTTGCGTCTATTAAAAAGCAGGGTGTGGATGTAATACTCAATCTTTGCGGTGAATTTTGCGACCTCCATGACATTGAACGTGATGCGGGATTTGATGTTCATTACATGCCGCTTGAAGATGAAGAAGCTCCTGATCTGATTGAGCTTGAGAGAGCCTTGGCGTGGATGGATGAGGCCATCTATCTGGGCAAGAAAGTTCTGATTCATTGCCGACACGGCATCGGGCGCACTGGAACAGTACTTAATGCCTACCTGTTGCGGCGGGGGCTGGGGCATAAACTTGCCGGAAAGAAGATGAAAAAACTTCGTTCCAAGCCGGCGAATTTTGTTCAGTGGTGGACGGTGCGCAAATATGGACGGCAAAGCGGAAAACTAACTGCGCGTGCTCCTTCACTTGAGTTTAAGCGGCTGGTTGATCTTGCTCCTTTTTTTAATGACTACTACAAACTTGTGGAAGAGGTTGAGAGCAGAGCCGCCGAAACAGCAGGGCGCAAGCTCTGCGGTCTTGATGATGACCATTGCTGCCGGACTCCGGTCAGCCTGACTTTGGTTGAGGCGTTGCATGTCAGCCACAGCATTAATCTTGAACTTCGGCAGGATGTCCGCCTCAAGGTTATTGAGAAGGCGGTAGAAACGGCCCGTGCTGAACGGCGCACGGTAAGTGATTTGAACTCTGAGGGTAAAACGAAGTACTGTCTTTCCAGAGCCGGAGCTGAATGTCCTTTGCTCGAAAATGGAAAATGTCTTTTATTTGACTACCGCCCCCTGCAATGCCGGGCTTTTGGTCTGGATATTTCAAGAGATGGCAGGCTCTGGCATGATACATTGATTCCTGCTCTGGATAAAGTTTCACTGGAAGTCTGGTTTGCCTACACTGGGATGCTTCATGATGAAACCATGCCCTTGTTTTCTCTGCCGGATGTGGTGTCGGGTAAGTTCATTGAGCAGCTTTTCAAGCTTATGATGACTTTTGGAATTGATGATAATTTGTAAAGTTGAAACTTCTCAATAAACGCCCGTTTTCCCTGTTCTGGGGAAAACGGGCGTTTATAAATTCAAAGCTTATCTTTTAAAATCGTTTATCAATGACCCGCCTGATCTTACCTGTAGCCTCGATACGCGGAATTCCTCCGGTCGGAACTACGAGAACTTTGACGGCTCTGATGTTGTTTTTTTCACGGTTTTTGCCAAGAGTTTCAATATCTTCACTTAAACATCTGTAGACATTGCTGGCCAGTTCATAGTCATCTACCGCTTCACAGTCTCCAGCCTCAACCCTTATGATGATATCTATTTCGTTACCGTTCAGTTCAAGTCTGACCTGAAAAACAGGCGCAAGCTGTTTAAATTTACCAAGACAGGAGCCGATCTGTTCAAGCGACATGGCATCATGGTTGAATTCCAGAATTTCATCGGATCGTTGCAGCAGTTTGAAGCGGGGGCTGGTGCGTCCACAGGGGCATGGCTCATCAATCCATTCAATATTGTCACCCACTTTCATGCGAATGGCCGGTTGCATTGTGCGGATCAGCGAGGTGGCAATGATACCTCCATCATCGTCCCGTTCGACAATGCAGTGCGGTTGCAGGATATGATGCTGCGTGCCTGTGCAATGTTTACACTGAAATCCGATGGGGCCTACTTCCGCAGCCCCGTATCCAGCTGAATGAAAAGTCGCATCGGGCCAGACGGCAGTCAGGTAGTCTTGCTGCTGTGTGGTCAGGGGAGTCGAAGCAAAACCAACTTTTTCAATGTTTAAATTGACTTTGCGGCGGCATGCCTCCTGCGCTATTTGTACCAGCGTTGGCGAGATGCCGAACAAGGTGTTCGGACGCATCATTTCAAGAAACTCCAATGTTCTTTCAATAGGCTGGTTGTCGGTGATAGGTAGAATATTGCAGCGAACCTGTTCCAGAGCACGGTAGGTAACCAGAAAACCGGTCCAGAAGGCTCCCGCCCTGATGCAGTTCGCGACCACATCGCCGGGCGCAATGCCGCATGCAGCAAGTCCGTATGCAGTTCCTTCGCAGATTTCACTGAATTCATCTAGCCCGTATCGGGCAAAGGTCATCCGTCCGGAAGTTCCTCCGGTGGAGAAGGTGTAAAATCCACCGGTGGTGCGGGTGAAAAGGGCGTTATTGCAAGTTTGCCCTTCTGAGCAGAGGGATTGTTTATCGATAACCGGAAGGGCGGATAATTCGCCGATGTTTTTCAGCGGTAACTCAATGCCCTTATAGCGTTTTTTATAGAAAGGGGCCTCAGTGGCTGAGCTGAGTATTTGATTCAGCTTTTCAAGCTGGTACATTTCGGCTGTATTTATATCAGCATAATGAATATCAGTCATAGGGCCTCCCTGTGTTTACCGCAGTCGATTACATCTATTTATGTTCATCGTAGCAGAAACCTTGAGGCTGTGTACATAGCGCGGCAGATGTTTTTGCCGGAAGAGGGGAGTGGCCTCCGGTCAGCCTTTTTTTAAATTATGAGTAAGGTATTTATCCAGCTGGTTGGTAAAGTTCTGCTTGTCTTTGGGGCTGAATGCGGCGGGACCACCGGAAACAGTGCCGGCACTGCGCAGTTCTTCCATGAGATTGCGCATGCTTAAAATTCCTTTGATATTA harbors:
- a CDS encoding sigma-54-dependent transcriptional regulator — encoded protein: MKNPVGILIVDDEIDFATGIARLIQRFFPHEEIMTVNSGIEALNILDKKPFGLLLTDLNMPGMDGAELLKKAIANRPDLGVVILTAFGTVSTAVKALKLGAYDFITKPVEPEALRLVVERGIERCNLLGENSRLKKELSEKRGRGELIGDCLAMRRLQERISAVAESDYTVLIRGESGTGKELVARTIHQLSNRSSGPLMTVNCPAISDQLLESELFGHVKGAFTGANRTRKGIFVNANKGTLLLDEIGDITSGIQTKLLRVLQEGEVRPVGSSNNVKVDVRIIASTNRNLEAKVADRSFRSDLYYRLNVLTLHVPTLGERKEDIPLLARHFLKATCKETGVPAKELSTDAVVYLSMRKWPGNIRELQNFIRRLTVFSPADVIEMAQIRMVESIDGSPQDIVRSISPYKEAKEKLVDDFTRTYTTELLGNYKGNVSEAARQSGLSRMALLKILKRLDIDADEFRHGGAG
- a CDS encoding YeiH family protein codes for the protein MAQAGYGRPNNTPVWIISAMLLMYGVLVASGALTDLLSTLKVHKAMDLMETLSFIGGGLGLATAVLRKVRWNNKPTNFDTFVLETIPGILFIIALAMGIRWFAEPMVKIMSSSLVPVLGFKIHKVLNLNYVVLGILVGIVITNSSGIPKFAASGVKTARFVLKMGVILLGARYSFAELAKLGMVSVWLIGFFVLGTVFFVLFLGKLFNQPKTMTGVLSAGMGVCGVSATVACAPVVKAKCSEMAYTIGTILGFGILCMFAFPTIGKLAGMNATQFGAWAGTGILNSAQVAAACLAFNAVDIKTLKVGEIFNITRVLFLPVIVLVLATWFGKASGQKLTFKEVVIDKFPIFILGFLLLFFCSSMGLFSPAGHYKGKYLDFSYSQRTEIAPEEQTVIADAWKTGIKGLTQEESAAFEDLVKQHQIAGDFETRENKELFDSVARERMSGLESILARHKGGEIIMSTDVKSALEHAVKQVHKKSKTIVALTDAMIWFFAYGLIGLGMQITGKSLKQAGGWPLVMGGISGVTKATLSFIVVMYFVKDVVLK
- a CDS encoding c-type heme family protein, encoding MTSFKPKNIQAKFLIGIGAIVLTIGIFFASGMYFHLSSLLDSQVKGKADLIFNQVGAVQSYVREVLRPEVRAVIAEDEFIIEAMSSSYISRAIMQRVASDDKEYHYRRVAENARNPLFEMNAEESRLLGYFRKHPDEKYWEGYRKLGGVEYFVKARPVVFKKSCLTCHGVSKDAPAVLLSRYGDKRGFGHKENSVGGLVIVGVPVEKAVAGINKTTARYAILYGCVMIFLFVLIQFFFNRLVMGNIRNLSRKFHTLLKDEDKSEVLDKIVHGDEIEEVAQGIEELGEHLHQAQEQLREHSENMEQMVEVRTDELKKEVHERRADVDLFVRLLDGFNKSFTRREMWQFALPLLVQRFNAESATFICMVASHNHFSWPESTPKPALPENWREILTEVKPVFEKNRGFIPVAASENLTEGIFCLVWDESVEISRQDQDVLRAIGQQMGIAMENINALNNLLHQKDVLQAIVEGMGDPVLFVDGNCNIILANEAARILAGSFSGVPSDVECAGLFLEGAVLERCSSESGLKCHDNLPCKIALDDGRSFSVSVFPIEESGEKQGRRVVCIRDITQEKQMLVRMQQSEKLATVGKLAAGLAHEINNPLGVIKCYGELLKDGLANPDVLADLDIILKHASQAQNVLQDLLNFARPRPIELAELDLAGAVANAVGVFRVQAEKNGVQVLYFVDENLPSITTNAQAIEQILANLLNNGLDAVKPGSGVIDISLYSSGEEEVLLRVADNGSGLDRESIGNIFDPFFTTKEVGKGTGLGLAVVYGLVKDLGGRIEVENDNGAVFSVYLPAEKGGQ
- a CDS encoding universal stress protein, coding for MKHILLATHGTPGAQRAEKLAAQWAEEYSAKITVLSIINDAWGDMTCDDWLNTSTTRNKFGSYVAEEIAKEIGAVWDRLKIELSGKEVNFISRGGKLDEVLARTAEELEADLIIMGAWQKEQAPGFRDRFENKKLHTKIQCPVVVAP